From Nitrospirota bacterium, a single genomic window includes:
- the prcB gene encoding proteasome subunit beta — protein sequence MTVVVDPGPLPTNFLGSSFYDLLISHYPHLGPRLTPSEFPSSGSTPPLAMAVPHGTTILAVRYASGVIVAGDRRATEGYQISGRRIEKVYKVDEWSAMAIAGAAGPCLEMVRLFQTELEHYEKIEGAPLSVDGKANKLAQMVKGNLPAAFQGLLVIPIFAGFDHRQQTGRIFKYDVAGGRYEETDYHATGSGGKDAKTTIKQYFKQGLNEQEALGVALEALFNAAEEDVATGSPDPARGIFPTVKIVTAQGISDVPPARIEPVYAAFLDKRRER from the coding sequence GTGACGGTGGTCGTTGACCCGGGGCCGCTGCCGACGAATTTCCTTGGGTCCAGTTTCTACGATCTGCTGATCTCGCATTACCCGCACTTGGGTCCGAGGTTGACGCCAAGCGAGTTTCCGTCTTCCGGGTCCACACCGCCTCTCGCCATGGCTGTGCCGCACGGCACCACCATTCTCGCGGTGCGGTATGCCTCGGGGGTGATCGTGGCCGGTGACCGTCGCGCGACCGAGGGGTATCAGATCTCGGGGCGGCGGATCGAGAAGGTGTACAAAGTCGACGAATGGTCGGCGATGGCGATTGCAGGCGCGGCCGGGCCGTGTCTTGAAATGGTGCGCCTCTTTCAAACCGAGCTCGAGCACTACGAAAAGATCGAAGGAGCGCCGCTTTCGGTTGACGGGAAGGCGAATAAGTTGGCGCAGATGGTCAAAGGGAACCTGCCCGCGGCGTTCCAGGGGCTGTTGGTGATTCCGATCTTCGCCGGGTTTGACCACCGACAGCAAACGGGCCGCATCTTCAAATACGACGTGGCGGGTGGGCGCTACGAAGAGACCGACTACCATGCCACCGGCTCGGGCGGAAAGGACGCAAAGACGACCATCAAGCAATATTTCAAGCAGGGACTCAATGAACAGGAGGCGCTCGGCGTGGCCCTGGAGGCCCTGTTTAATGCCGCCGAGGAAGATGTCGCGACGGGTTCGCCGGATCCAGCCCGTGGGATCTTCCCCACGGTGAAGATCGTGACGGCCCAGGGAATCTCCGACGTGCCGCCTGCAAGGATCGAACCGGTGTACGCGGCGTTCTTGGACAAGCGACGGGAGCGATAG
- the pafA gene encoding Pup--protein ligase yields MPPRIFGLENEYGLIFSPNGRVYLPMEKILGYIFEGLIPNSWPSNAFLSNGARFYQDTGCHPEYSTPECDRLHDLVIHDKAGERLLEACLPMAERRLREEGLVGEIYIFKNNTDSMGNTYGCHENYLMRRDLDFWKVTEQLIPFFVTRQIYTGAGKVLKVSGRTHFFLSQRAQHIHEKTSSSTTSSRSIINTRDEPHADAEKYRRLHIIVGDSNMSEMTTYLKVGTTAVVLSMIEEGFTVKGMELEDPVKAIRDISRDPQLKKRVRLEDGRELTALEIQMTYWERAQAYVAAMGSSADDTTRELVDYWGYVLQTLATDPAALAQELDWIIKRNLMESFIERKNCGWDDPRVALMDLQYHDVKRNRGLYYLLERQDVVERLATEEEIQRAMAAPPQTTRAKVRGDFIRFAKDKNRSYTVDWTYLKLNGYWEETILCMDPFASSNKRVEELIAGVAASHR; encoded by the coding sequence ATGCCGCCGCGGATTTTCGGTCTGGAGAACGAGTACGGCCTCATCTTCTCCCCGAACGGCCGGGTATACCTTCCGATGGAGAAGATCCTCGGATATATCTTCGAAGGGTTGATCCCGAATAGCTGGCCGTCGAACGCCTTCCTGTCCAACGGTGCGCGTTTTTACCAGGATACCGGTTGCCATCCCGAGTACTCCACTCCGGAGTGCGACCGACTGCACGACCTCGTGATCCACGACAAGGCCGGGGAACGTTTGTTGGAAGCCTGTCTGCCCATGGCGGAGCGACGCTTGCGCGAAGAGGGGCTCGTCGGCGAGATCTATATCTTCAAGAACAATACGGACTCGATGGGCAATACCTACGGGTGTCATGAGAACTATCTCATGCGCCGCGATCTCGACTTTTGGAAGGTCACCGAACAGTTGATTCCCTTTTTCGTCACGCGCCAGATTTATACCGGCGCGGGCAAGGTGCTCAAGGTGTCCGGAAGGACCCATTTTTTCCTCTCGCAGCGGGCCCAGCACATCCACGAGAAGACCTCCTCGTCGACGACCTCGTCGCGAAGCATCATCAACACACGGGACGAACCCCACGCGGATGCGGAGAAGTATCGTCGACTGCACATCATCGTGGGCGACTCCAATATGTCGGAGATGACCACGTATCTCAAAGTGGGCACCACGGCGGTGGTGCTTTCAATGATCGAAGAGGGCTTCACGGTCAAAGGGATGGAGCTCGAGGACCCGGTCAAGGCGATTCGGGACATTTCGCGCGATCCCCAGCTCAAGAAGCGTGTCAGGCTGGAGGACGGTCGGGAACTCACGGCGCTGGAAATCCAGATGACGTACTGGGAGCGCGCTCAGGCCTACGTCGCGGCCATGGGATCGTCCGCCGACGACACGACCAGGGAACTGGTCGACTACTGGGGGTATGTTCTTCAGACGCTGGCCACCGACCCCGCAGCGCTGGCGCAGGAATTGGACTGGATCATCAAACGCAATCTGATGGAGTCCTTCATCGAGCGGAAGAACTGTGGATGGGATGACCCGCGTGTGGCGTTGATGGACCTGCAGTACCACGACGTGAAGCGAAATCGCGGCCTCTACTATCTGCTGGAGCGCCAAGACGTGGTCGAGCGGTTAGCGACCGAAGAAGAGATCCAACGGGCGATGGCCGCACCCCCACAAACCACGCGCGCCAAGGTACGCGGCGACTTTATTCGGTTTGCAAAGGACAAGAATCGGTCCTACACCGTCGACTGGACCTACCTCAAATTGAACGGATATTGGGAGGAAACGATCCTCTGCATGGATCCGTTCGCCAGCTCCAACAAGCGCGTTGAAGAACTCATCGCGGGTGTGGCCGCGTCTCATCGGTAG
- a CDS encoding fibronectin type III domain-containing protein translates to MPRVTSVAPSSVEYNETPSTSVRVTGQFFYEPPPGSPSSDPSYVTVGTLVYPCVLGAGPATSGTPCVHIDRRNIDFYWPNTALAPGAYTVQVTNPAYAGAESGGLANAFTVTAPQPQIQPNGIRPLAVAANITPPRVVDVAGVDDAANHFGFVPGATLTLTNTATTASVPLVCNAGTVPSASARCVFVGPGLLRFFWDTAFLGVGSYDVTVVNPASRGGLATPEPGRFRVTALPELINVAPSTVGSGARSAVVELTTAGFPSGSVVRIGVLNASTPPYVDTQDVQVTMRSAFRAFASGDGGTVVIDVAEDQAQPADRLLWVTITSADGQYRFTCPDPANGAETCTSGLTITPPPVVTAITPALGVGASNRTLSIAGDRFVAPGTTVTLPTGITGTCPAANATTINCTGVAVAATVAPGDVSVIVTNPDGGRTTGTLTINGPPVISSVTPASGTAGASLTVRVLGSGFQAGLLQPEFGDITVNSFQRIDAATVDINITIPPGAADGYRSLTTTNPDGGAGSAPQAFYVGTLPSDTAQVLATFGEQGESLVQYRRSLGQAWGTQIDGPILSSPPVWQVMKANPTRDERLLAVVDDQRRLTVHVWNGQTWANALAAASSTGLARPSQTVDVAFEQQSGRGVVVYATSDSTTLRYRLWDGTAWSAEAFVEDLVNGQQTTGRPLWVRLEARPTTNDLVLVYGDQNNAIAAAVWRGNRNQWEDSVLLTNAAASHEAPIFDIAFERATGRAMVVWATGSETTPHYRIWSRDASDVGGWQAEDVAPSLGVTTGQPIRALRAVGDGSNGAGVTNRIVLVASTGSAAPALVAVVWDGVQWSASTQVLTPTLRAQDGVRGFDVVSQGANGNFLAVYATTANPNGVSRTYAMATGAWSTVETDVALPASGSPALSFPAWTELASSRGINDVALSQFDTLGRVLLARWNGAVWSAATEAQSSGSGLVGAPPVAGKSVAVTLAQHLRGLGPAITPPSSIADGIPPGTPTLSAGTATITTVPLSWAAVGDDGTGGGRVLRYELRMSSVSSSSVRNVMPTQDPGGTETLTVSSLSAGTSYAFDIRAIDDAGNVSAWSNAVTVTTVTDQPPPAVSLTVAPGSPPTANSIAIQWTEPSDDSGPIDGYQVRYTNAATFDFDSAMPYTLHLPTVSGGNASLVIDGLVPNTTYRIGVKAIDAVGQIGSLSNVLAATTTVNGADITPPAAVTDLAVFGGATTSNSLLLQWTATGDDGTAGVASAYEIRYATIPLAAANFSQGTLIGSMPPGQPGTAQELPVRGLMSNTTYYFGLRVIDDGGNPSLLSNVVIVRTALRSGYTIVSVPLLLSPPNNTPDVVFGDDVGLPPYAYHWLSSGPTVADGCYTGTVSQPAFPTCAPLTLIQTGSAYYLYAAGTLAVLDAAGTPVAAGTFEVDLVEGFNMVGNPYGQPISLADVSVRRASTVLSFAAAVAQGWVGGAMYLYDGAAFQAYGPGDPAAVFHPWNGAWIESRVADAVLIFAAP, encoded by the coding sequence GTGCCGCGTGTCACCAGCGTCGCGCCCTCATCTGTTGAGTACAACGAGACGCCGAGCACCAGCGTCCGGGTGACCGGGCAGTTCTTTTACGAACCCCCTCCGGGAAGTCCATCGTCTGATCCCTCCTACGTGACGGTGGGGACGTTGGTCTACCCCTGTGTTCTGGGTGCCGGTCCAGCCACGTCCGGAACGCCGTGCGTGCACATTGATCGACGCAACATCGACTTCTATTGGCCTAACACGGCCCTGGCCCCTGGTGCGTATACGGTGCAGGTTACGAATCCCGCATACGCGGGAGCGGAATCGGGTGGGCTCGCAAACGCCTTCACAGTCACCGCACCGCAGCCGCAGATTCAACCAAACGGTATTCGCCCGCTGGCAGTAGCGGCCAACATCACCCCGCCGCGTGTGGTGGACGTTGCCGGCGTCGATGATGCGGCCAATCACTTCGGGTTCGTGCCGGGCGCCACACTCACCCTGACCAACACCGCGACCACGGCATCGGTACCCCTTGTGTGCAACGCGGGGACTGTTCCGAGTGCCTCTGCCCGCTGTGTGTTCGTGGGCCCTGGGTTATTGCGATTCTTTTGGGACACCGCATTCTTGGGAGTGGGCTCGTACGACGTGACGGTGGTCAATCCCGCAAGTCGCGGGGGCTTGGCCACGCCTGAACCCGGCAGGTTCCGCGTCACCGCGCTTCCCGAACTCATCAACGTGGCGCCGAGCACGGTGGGCTCGGGCGCTCGCAGCGCGGTGGTCGAACTCACGACCGCCGGGTTCCCGAGCGGATCAGTGGTTCGCATCGGTGTGCTCAATGCGAGTACCCCGCCGTACGTGGATACGCAGGATGTCCAGGTGACGATGCGGTCGGCGTTCCGTGCGTTTGCCTCGGGCGACGGGGGAACCGTGGTGATCGACGTGGCCGAGGATCAAGCGCAGCCGGCCGATCGCCTGCTCTGGGTCACGATCACGAGCGCGGATGGCCAATATCGCTTTACATGCCCGGATCCGGCGAATGGTGCGGAAACCTGTACCTCCGGACTCACCATTACCCCACCGCCTGTGGTCACTGCGATCACACCGGCGCTGGGGGTCGGGGCTAGCAATAGGACCCTGTCCATTGCCGGCGATCGATTTGTCGCACCCGGCACCACGGTCACGCTGCCGACCGGCATAACCGGGACGTGCCCGGCGGCGAACGCGACAACGATCAACTGCACAGGGGTTGCCGTGGCGGCGACCGTGGCGCCGGGAGATGTCTCTGTCATCGTTACCAACCCGGACGGCGGCCGCACGACCGGAACCCTGACGATCAATGGGCCTCCCGTCATCTCGTCCGTGACACCGGCGTCTGGAACGGCAGGGGCTTCCTTGACGGTTCGCGTGCTCGGCTCGGGCTTCCAGGCCGGGTTGCTCCAACCGGAATTCGGTGACATTACGGTGAACAGCTTCCAGCGAATCGACGCGGCAACGGTTGACATCAATATTACGATCCCGCCGGGTGCCGCGGACGGCTACCGATCGCTGACGACTACCAACCCGGACGGCGGGGCGGGGAGCGCACCGCAGGCTTTTTACGTCGGGACGTTGCCGTCGGATACGGCACAGGTTTTGGCAACGTTCGGCGAACAGGGTGAATCTCTCGTTCAGTACCGGCGTTCCCTCGGCCAGGCTTGGGGAACACAGATCGACGGCCCCATACTGTCCTCACCTCCAGTGTGGCAGGTCATGAAAGCCAATCCCACCCGGGATGAGCGCTTGTTGGCGGTGGTGGACGACCAGCGCCGTCTCACGGTGCACGTGTGGAACGGGCAGACGTGGGCGAATGCGCTGGCGGCCGCGTCATCAACAGGGCTGGCACGACCGTCGCAGACTGTTGACGTGGCGTTCGAGCAGCAAAGCGGACGTGGGGTCGTCGTCTACGCCACCAGCGATAGCACGACGTTGCGATACCGTCTGTGGGACGGAACAGCGTGGAGCGCCGAGGCCTTCGTCGAGGATCTGGTGAACGGCCAGCAGACAACCGGTCGTCCGCTCTGGGTCCGTTTGGAGGCGCGCCCCACCACGAACGATCTAGTGCTGGTCTACGGAGACCAGAACAACGCGATCGCGGCCGCGGTGTGGCGAGGGAATCGTAACCAGTGGGAGGACTCGGTGCTGCTCACCAACGCGGCGGCCAGCCATGAGGCGCCGATTTTCGATATCGCGTTCGAGCGAGCGACGGGCCGAGCCATGGTGGTATGGGCCACTGGAAGTGAGACAACGCCGCATTACCGTATTTGGAGTCGTGACGCGAGTGATGTCGGGGGCTGGCAGGCCGAGGACGTGGCGCCGTCCCTCGGGGTCACCACGGGCCAACCGATTCGCGCGCTTCGCGCGGTGGGTGACGGGTCCAACGGGGCCGGCGTGACCAATCGAATCGTCCTGGTTGCCAGCACGGGGTCCGCAGCGCCGGCCCTGGTAGCGGTGGTGTGGGACGGCGTCCAGTGGTCCGCCAGCACTCAAGTACTCACACCAACACTCCGAGCGCAGGACGGGGTGCGCGGTTTCGACGTCGTGTCCCAGGGTGCCAACGGGAACTTCCTCGCGGTGTATGCGACCACGGCGAACCCCAACGGCGTGTCTCGAACCTACGCAATGGCAACCGGTGCCTGGTCAACGGTGGAGACCGACGTGGCACTTCCGGCGAGCGGCTCACCCGCCCTTTCCTTCCCGGCCTGGACCGAGTTGGCGTCGTCTCGTGGCATCAACGATGTCGCTCTGAGCCAATTCGACACCCTCGGTCGTGTCCTGCTGGCGCGTTGGAATGGAGCCGTATGGTCGGCCGCAACCGAAGCGCAGTCCTCGGGCTCGGGTCTTGTAGGCGCGCCGCCGGTGGCCGGCAAGAGCGTGGCCGTGACGCTGGCGCAACATCTGAGAGGGCTAGGGCCAGCAATCACGCCGCCGTCCTCCATTGCGGATGGCATTCCGCCGGGCACACCGACGCTGTCGGCCGGGACCGCGACGATCACGACGGTACCTCTTTCGTGGGCGGCGGTCGGTGACGACGGGACGGGTGGAGGCCGTGTGCTCCGATATGAGTTGCGAATGTCGTCAGTCTCGTCGAGCTCGGTCCGGAACGTGATGCCCACCCAGGATCCCGGTGGAACCGAGACCCTGACGGTGTCCTCGCTGTCGGCTGGGACTTCGTATGCCTTCGACATTCGCGCGATCGACGACGCCGGCAACGTGTCAGCATGGTCAAATGCCGTGACGGTGACCACGGTCACTGACCAGCCGCCTCCGGCCGTGTCCCTGACGGTGGCGCCCGGGTCGCCCCCGACGGCGAACTCGATTGCAATCCAGTGGACGGAGCCTTCGGATGATTCGGGGCCGATTGATGGATACCAGGTGCGGTACACGAACGCGGCCACATTTGACTTTGATTCGGCGATGCCTTACACGCTGCATCTGCCGACCGTTTCGGGGGGGAACGCCTCGCTTGTGATCGATGGGCTCGTGCCCAATACGACGTACCGAATCGGCGTGAAAGCCATCGACGCGGTTGGCCAAATCGGGAGCTTATCCAACGTCTTGGCAGCCACGACCACCGTGAATGGCGCCGACATCACACCTCCAGCAGCGGTTACGGACCTCGCAGTCTTCGGAGGCGCGACCACGAGCAACTCGTTGTTGCTGCAATGGACCGCGACTGGTGACGACGGGACGGCTGGGGTTGCCAGCGCTTATGAGATACGGTATGCGACCATTCCGTTGGCCGCCGCGAACTTTTCCCAAGGAACGTTGATCGGCTCGATGCCGCCTGGTCAGCCTGGCACCGCGCAAGAACTGCCGGTACGCGGTTTGATGTCTAACACCACCTACTACTTCGGACTCCGGGTGATCGATGACGGCGGGAATCCCTCATTGCTATCAAATGTGGTCATCGTGCGGACGGCTCTCCGGAGCGGGTACACGATCGTATCGGTTCCTCTCTTGTTATCGCCCCCAAACAATACTCCTGACGTCGTTTTTGGCGACGACGTCGGTCTTCCCCCGTATGCCTATCATTGGCTGTCGTCAGGGCCCACGGTCGCCGATGGCTGTTACACTGGCACCGTGTCCCAGCCTGCGTTTCCCACGTGTGCCCCGCTCACGTTGATCCAAACGGGATCGGCATACTATCTGTACGCTGCGGGAACCCTCGCGGTGCTCGATGCCGCAGGCACTCCTGTGGCCGCTGGTACGTTCGAGGTGGACCTCGTGGAAGGCTTCAATATGGTAGGGAATCCGTATGGACAGCCGATCAGTCTTGCCGATGTCAGCGTCAGACGGGCATCGACCGTGCTGTCATTCGCTGCTGCGGTGGCACAAGGCTGGGTGGGTGGCGCGATGTATCTTTATGACGGAGCGGCCTTCCAGGCGTATGGCCCTGGAGACCCTGCCGCGGTGTTTCACCCCTGGAACGGTGCCTGGATCGAGAGCCGCGTGGCCGACGCGGTGTTGATCTTCGCGGCTCCGTAG
- the prcA gene encoding proteasome subunit alpha, whose protein sequence is MALPYYVSPELIMQDKAEYAKKGIARGRSTVAMEYEHGLVLMADNPNVSLNKLSEIYDHIAFAGAGKYSEFENLRKAGIRHADMKGYLYSREDVTTKSLANAYSQTLGTIFSQEIKPLEVEILVVGLAEGESTEIYRISFDGSIFDERLVAVIGGRSEAVLSHLKQHVDGPRPLQAALKQGLDALESVGHQGVRLQQMEVAVLDRRRPGRKFRRLAPAELTELAG, encoded by the coding sequence ATGGCCCTGCCGTATTACGTCTCGCCTGAATTGATCATGCAGGACAAGGCGGAGTACGCGAAGAAGGGCATCGCCCGTGGCCGATCGACGGTGGCGATGGAGTATGAGCACGGGTTGGTGCTGATGGCTGACAACCCCAACGTCTCCCTGAACAAGCTGTCTGAGATCTACGACCACATCGCGTTTGCAGGCGCGGGCAAATACAGCGAGTTTGAGAACCTTCGGAAGGCCGGGATCCGGCACGCGGATATGAAGGGGTACTTGTACAGTCGTGAAGACGTGACCACCAAGTCGCTGGCGAATGCCTACTCGCAAACCTTGGGGACGATTTTCAGCCAGGAGATCAAGCCGCTCGAGGTCGAGATCCTGGTGGTCGGGTTGGCTGAAGGCGAGTCGACCGAGATCTACCGGATTTCCTTCGACGGGAGTATCTTCGACGAGCGGCTGGTGGCGGTCATCGGTGGACGATCTGAAGCCGTTCTCTCCCATCTGAAACAACACGTGGACGGGCCACGGCCGCTGCAGGCCGCGCTCAAGCAAGGGCTCGACGCGCTGGAAAGCGTGGGGCACCAGGGGGTACGGCTCCAGCAGATGGAAGTCGCGGTGCTGGACCGCCGGCGTCCGGGGCGGAAGTTTCGTCGGCTCGCACCGGCGGAGCTCACCGAACTCGCAGGGTAA
- the thiS gene encoding sulfur carrier protein ThiS, with protein sequence MSSIRDQRRLDRPAGIAIAVNGTITTVDHGTTVTQMLNQLGIVAPRVAVEINLAVIDREAFERTTLREGDRVEIVSFVGGGHG encoded by the coding sequence ATGTCCTCGATCCGCGATCAACGCCGCCTCGACCGTCCCGCGGGTATCGCGATCGCGGTAAATGGCACCATCACCACCGTGGACCACGGAACCACCGTGACACAGATGTTGAACCAACTGGGCATCGTGGCCCCGCGCGTGGCGGTTGAGATCAACCTCGCGGTCATTGATCGCGAGGCGTTCGAACGGACGACGCTGCGGGAGGGCGATCGCGTCGAGATCGTGAGTTTTGTGGGGGGTGGCCATGGGTGA
- a CDS encoding ubiquitin-like protein Pup: MSQEKKRDGNKKVGRRDEASAAYNPETVEKGKEMKEDIDKLLDEIDSVLEENAEEFVKNYVQKGGE, translated from the coding sequence ATGTCTCAAGAAAAGAAGCGCGACGGCAACAAGAAAGTGGGACGTCGGGACGAGGCGTCTGCAGCGTACAATCCCGAGACCGTCGAGAAGGGCAAAGAGATGAAAGAGGACATCGACAAACTTCTCGATGAGATCGATTCGGTTTTGGAGGAGAACGCCGAAGAGTTCGTGAAGAACTATGTGCAGAAGGGGGGCGAGTGA
- the dop gene encoding depupylase/deamidase Dop — MTPRIVGTETEFGVAVRGATDSDPVANAILLVNSVRGIPSRTALWDYENENPLVDARGFEVEGEKERPAPDYNRLLNKLLPNGGRLYVDGAHPEYSTPECASILDAVRYERAGERVIEDCRIEANRASGEPRFLVYKNNTDGKGNSYGYHENYLVARSVPFAMLVAQLVPFFVTRQIYAGAGKVGAENRSDPAEYQISQRADFFEVVVDLNTMVKRPIINTRDEPHADKAKYRRLHVIVGDANMSEVATYLKLGVTSLVVAMIENGYLTKELNLANPVKAIKDVSRDLSLQHPIELEDGRRWTAVQIQEYYLNMAHRFCAERGADAETKDVLSRWERVLRLLDEDPRQLSREVDWVIKRDLLQAYVDRRGCGWSDPRVTMMDLQYHDLRPEKGLFAALERGGYVERLVDDAAVANAVTEPPFDTRAYFRARCLQKFPQQVYAASWASVLVDVGQAAVKRIPLNDPARGTRDLVGTLLEEVESVDALVSRLSA, encoded by the coding sequence ATGACTCCTCGGATCGTCGGGACTGAGACCGAGTTCGGCGTCGCCGTGCGAGGCGCAACCGATTCGGACCCCGTCGCCAACGCCATTCTGCTCGTCAACAGCGTCCGTGGGATCCCGTCTCGTACCGCGTTGTGGGATTACGAAAACGAGAACCCGTTGGTCGACGCCCGCGGGTTCGAGGTGGAGGGGGAGAAGGAGCGGCCTGCGCCCGACTACAACCGGCTGCTCAACAAGCTTCTTCCGAACGGCGGTCGCCTCTACGTCGACGGCGCCCATCCGGAGTACTCCACTCCGGAGTGCGCCTCGATTCTGGATGCGGTGCGGTACGAGCGAGCGGGCGAGCGGGTGATCGAGGATTGCCGGATCGAGGCCAACCGGGCCTCGGGAGAACCGCGGTTCCTGGTTTACAAAAACAACACCGATGGCAAGGGCAACAGTTACGGATATCACGAGAACTACCTGGTGGCGCGCTCCGTGCCGTTTGCCATGCTGGTGGCGCAACTGGTCCCGTTTTTCGTGACGCGTCAGATTTACGCGGGCGCGGGAAAGGTTGGCGCGGAGAATCGCAGCGATCCTGCCGAGTACCAGATCTCCCAGCGCGCCGACTTTTTCGAAGTGGTGGTCGATCTCAACACCATGGTCAAACGGCCGATCATCAACACCCGAGACGAACCTCACGCCGACAAGGCCAAATACCGTAGGCTCCACGTGATCGTCGGAGACGCGAACATGTCAGAGGTCGCGACGTATTTGAAGCTGGGCGTCACGTCGCTGGTGGTCGCCATGATCGAGAATGGCTACCTGACGAAGGAGCTGAACCTGGCCAACCCGGTGAAGGCGATCAAAGACGTGTCGCGCGATCTCTCCCTCCAACACCCGATTGAACTGGAAGACGGTCGACGGTGGACGGCGGTGCAGATTCAAGAGTATTATTTGAACATGGCTCACCGTTTCTGCGCCGAGCGGGGCGCCGACGCGGAGACGAAAGACGTTCTTTCGCGATGGGAACGCGTGTTGCGGCTGTTGGACGAAGATCCACGGCAACTGTCGCGTGAGGTGGATTGGGTGATCAAGCGGGATCTGCTCCAAGCCTATGTGGATCGACGGGGGTGCGGCTGGAGCGACCCCCGGGTGACGATGATGGACCTGCAGTATCACGATCTTCGCCCCGAGAAGGGCCTGTTCGCCGCGCTTGAACGCGGAGGGTACGTCGAGCGGCTCGTCGACGACGCCGCCGTGGCCAACGCGGTGACCGAACCCCCTTTCGACACACGGGCGTATTTTCGTGCCCGCTGCCTCCAAAAATTCCCCCAGCAGGTGTACGCGGCCAGTTGGGCGTCGGTTCTGGTTGACGTGGGGCAGGCCGCGGTCAAACGGATTCCGCTTAATGACCCCGCGCGCGGAACCCGCGATCTGGTCGGGACGCTCTTGGAGGAAGTCGAGTCTGTTGATGCGCTGGTATCCCGCTTGAGCGCTTAG
- the thiE gene encoding thiamine phosphate synthase: protein MPPDWLLYLITDRHRVGSRGLHVAVADAMRGGVRAVQLREKDLPLRAFLPLAAEIRKLTAQMGARLLINGRVDVMLAVDADGVHLRSDSLPIRAVRGVIGPNKFLGVSTHSLVEVERAADDGADFVTFGPVYETPAKVRYGAPTGLDALATVCRRARVPVYALGGITRARIPEVVAVGAYGVAIIGEIMSSRDIEHAARTCLGAVRHATSRRSVDPG from the coding sequence ATGCCCCCTGATTGGCTGCTCTATCTCATTACCGACCGACATCGAGTCGGCTCGCGCGGCCTTCATGTCGCGGTCGCGGACGCCATGCGGGGCGGCGTTCGCGCCGTTCAGCTTCGCGAGAAAGACCTTCCTCTGCGGGCGTTCCTCCCTCTGGCGGCGGAGATCCGGAAGCTGACGGCACAGATGGGCGCCCGCCTGCTCATCAACGGTCGCGTGGACGTCATGCTGGCGGTCGATGCGGACGGCGTCCATTTGAGATCCGATAGTCTGCCCATCCGCGCCGTCCGCGGCGTGATTGGGCCGAATAAGTTCCTGGGAGTCTCCACACACTCGCTTGTGGAGGTGGAGCGCGCCGCGGACGACGGAGCGGATTTTGTGACCTTCGGCCCGGTGTACGAGACTCCGGCAAAGGTTCGATACGGCGCTCCGACCGGGCTCGATGCGTTGGCGACGGTATGCCGCCGGGCCCGTGTCCCGGTCTACGCGTTGGGCGGCATCACGCGGGCAAGGATTCCCGAGGTCGTGGCGGTCGGGGCGTACGGGGTGGCGATCATCGGGGAAATTATGTCTAGTCGGGATATCGAGCATGCGGCGCGAACCTGTCTTGGCGCTGTGAGACACGCGACGAGCCGCCGTTCGGTTGACCCAGGGTAG
- a CDS encoding thiazole synthase, producing the protein MGERWRIGPIELKSRLIVGTGKFKDFAETKRVIDAAGADMVTVAVRRVNILDRSSENLLDYLSPKDYHILPNTAGCYTAEDAVRTARLARAAGISDLVKLEVIGDQRTLFPDNEALLAAAKTLVKEGFVVLPYTTDDPVMAKKLEEVGCAAVMPLAAPIGSGLGIRNPYNLRIILETVRVPVIVDAGVGTASDAAIAMELGCAGVLMNTGIAGASNPLLMAEAMRDAVRAGRLAYRAGRIPKKLYATASSPLEGIIE; encoded by the coding sequence ATGGGTGAGCGGTGGCGGATCGGACCGATCGAGCTCAAGTCCCGCTTGATCGTCGGCACCGGGAAATTTAAAGACTTTGCCGAGACCAAGCGGGTCATCGACGCGGCCGGCGCGGACATGGTGACGGTCGCGGTTCGGCGGGTGAACATTCTCGACCGCTCCAGCGAAAATCTCCTCGATTATCTGAGTCCGAAGGATTACCATATCTTGCCGAATACTGCGGGGTGTTATACCGCGGAGGATGCCGTGCGGACCGCGCGACTGGCGCGTGCGGCGGGGATTTCGGACCTCGTCAAACTGGAAGTGATCGGCGACCAGCGGACGCTGTTTCCCGATAATGAAGCGCTGTTGGCTGCGGCGAAGACGCTGGTCAAGGAAGGTTTTGTGGTGTTGCCCTACACCACCGACGACCCGGTGATGGCCAAGAAGCTGGAAGAGGTCGGGTGCGCGGCGGTGATGCCGCTGGCGGCGCCGATCGGCTCGGGCCTTGGCATCCGCAACCCGTACAATCTGCGGATTATCTTGGAAACGGTTCGGGTGCCGGTGATCGTCGACGCCGGGGTGGGTACGGCCTCCGACGCGGCAATTGCGATGGAACTCGGGTGCGCGGGTGTGTTGATGAACACCGGGATCGCGGGCGCCAGCAACCCGCTGCTCATGGCGGAGGCGATGCGTGATGCCGTCCGTGCCGGGCGCCTGGCTTACCGAGCGGGCCGCATCCCCAAAAAGCTCTACGCCACGGCGTCGAGTCCTCTTGAGGGCATCATCGAATAG